The following is a genomic window from Streptomyces lincolnensis.
GTTCCCCCGTCGGCAGGACGATGCGCCCATATCGCATCACTTCGGGGGCAAGGGGGATCGTCATGGCGGAACCGACGATGAGCGTGACGCCGTACTGGGAGCTGACGTTCGACGCGGACGGGGATCCGGACGGCGGGCGACGGGACAGGCTGCTCGCGGGCGTGGTGCAGCACAAGGTCCGTGATCTGGTCGTCTTCGCGCACGGCTGGAACAGCGACCGCTCGGGCGCGACCCGCCTCTACAGCCGCTTCTTCGCGCCGTTCCCTGCGCTCGCCCCGACGGGGAAGCTCGGGTACGTCGGTGTGGTGTGGCCGTCGATGCGGTTCTCGGACGAGCCGATCCCGGACTTCCCGCGGTCCGTGGCCGCCGAGCTCCCGCCGCGTCCGGCGCTCGACAAGGACACCCGGCACGCGCTCCTTGAGACCTTTCCCGGCCGGGCCACCGTGATCGACCGGATCGCGCGGCTGCTGGACCAGCAGCCGCGCGAGGAGGCCGAGTTGGAGGAGTTCGGGCGGCTGGTGCGGCTGCTGGTGGAGGTGGTCCCGGCCGGTCCGCAGGTGCTGTTCGCCGCGGACACCCTGGCGGAGGGCGTGCCGCAGGACGAGCCCCTGATGTTCGCGCGGCCCACGGCGGAGGTCTGCGAGGAGTTCGCGCGGGCGCTCGCCGAGACCGAATCCCCGGGCGGGACCGCGCAGTTCTCGATCCCCAACCCGTGGCACGGCGGGCACGAACTGCTGCGGCAGGCGACGTACTACGCGATGAAGCGGCGCGCGGGGACGGTCGGCGAGCGCGGACTCGGCCGAGTGATCGGCCAGCTCGCCGCGAAGGCGCCCGCCCTGCGGGTGCATCTGGTGGGGCACAGCTTCGGCGCGCGGCTGGTGTCGTTCGCACTGCGCGGGCTGCCGGAGGGGGTGCGGACGGTGAAGGCGGTGACCCTGCTCCAAGGGGCGTTCTCCCACTACGCGTTCGCGCCCCGGCTGCCGCACGACACGCGCGCGGGAGGCGTGCTCCAGGGGCAGCAGCTGCGGATCGACGGGCCCCTGGTGTGCTGCCACTCACGGCACGACTCGGCCCTCGGGACCATCTACCCGCTCGCCTCCCGGATGGCGGGCCACGACCGGGAGTTCCGGGACGACGACACCCCCGAGTCGGTGGCGGGCCTCGATGTGGGGCGGTCCCTGCGGACCCGGTGGGGGGCGCTCGGGTACGGCGGGGTGCAGGCGGTGCCGGGCACGCGGGCGCTCACCCTCGCGGCCGCGCTCACCGCGCAGTTGCCCGCCTCGGGGTGCGTGAACGTGGACGCGGCCGAGGTGGTCCGGCGGGGCGGGGCGCCCGCCGGCGCGCACAGCGACATCGCGCACCGGGAGCTGGCACAGCTGGTGGTGGCGGCGGGCCGCGTCCAGTGACCCGCCGCCGACCGTCGTCGGCCTACCGGTGCGAGGTGAACTCCACGACCTGCTGGTAGGTCGGCCGGTTCTGCCAGCTGATGTTGTAGTGCTTGATGCCGCCGAGGGTGCGCTGGACGATCGAGTCGGCGCACCACTGGTTGCCCGCGGCGCACAGGTCGTCGCCGGGGTAGACCTGGGCCGCGGTCCGGCCGGCCGCCTGCTTCAGCGAGCCGATCAGGACGTCCCGGCAGGCGCTGAGGCTGCCGCCGCCGCAGTACTTGCGCGCGAGCGGCCCCTGGACCGACTCACCGAGCACCGAACGGATGTCCTTGTCGACATAGCTCCACCAGCCGTACTGGAAGGAGCTTCCGGCGTGCGCCCCGGTCGGGCCGTGGGCGGCGAAGGGGGCCTCGTCGACGGGCAGGTTGGCGGTGAAGGCGGTGTACAGGTCGCTGCCGAGTCCCGGTTCGAACTCGGCCTTGACCAGCAGCGGCCACCAGGCGTCCAGGACGCGGATCGCGTCCGCGTGGGCGTAGGTCTTCGAACCGGCCGACGTCTCCGTGCGCTTGGCACCGGCCGTCACCCACGCCTGGAGCTTGGTCACGGCCGCCGCGGCCGTCGAGTCGGTCACCGGTGAGCTGGTGACGACCTTCAGCAGGTCCGGCAGGACGTCCTCCGCCCGCAGGTCGGCCAGGGCGGCGTCGGCCATGGCCTTCACCAGCTGGGCCCGGGTGACCCCGCCCGCGGCGACCAGTTTCTTCACCCGGTCGTCGAGGAGGTTGCCGCGGTGGACCGAGCCGTTGCCCCAGGGGGCGGTGGTGTAGTCCCTGGCCTGCTTGTTGTTCCAGGAGATGTAGTAGTCCTGGTCCATGGAGTGGGGGTGGGCGGAGGCCGGCGTGTACTGGGCCGTGTTGGTCGCCGGGTTCCAGTTCCGCCACTCGTACGACGGCTGCGCCCACACCGGGAACTCGGCGTCGACGCCGGTCGCGCGCACCGGGTTGTCGCCGCTGTTGTAGTACGCGGTGTGCTCGGAGTCGGCGTAGAACCAGTTGAAGGTGTAGTTGATGTGCTGCACCGCCTGCTGGAAGTCCTCGGGGCCCTTGACGTAGTCCGGGTCGTTCAGCATCTGGAAGCCGATGATCGAGTCGGCCTCGTGCAGGTAGGAGGAGCGCAGGGTGGTGTAGGCGACCTTCTTGCCGCCGACGGTGGCCCGGTACTCGA
Proteins encoded in this region:
- a CDS encoding serine-threonine protein kinase, producing the protein MAEPTMSVTPYWELTFDADGDPDGGRRDRLLAGVVQHKVRDLVVFAHGWNSDRSGATRLYSRFFAPFPALAPTGKLGYVGVVWPSMRFSDEPIPDFPRSVAAELPPRPALDKDTRHALLETFPGRATVIDRIARLLDQQPREEAELEEFGRLVRLLVEVVPAGPQVLFAADTLAEGVPQDEPLMFARPTAEVCEEFARALAETESPGGTAQFSIPNPWHGGHELLRQATYYAMKRRAGTVGERGLGRVIGQLAAKAPALRVHLVGHSFGARLVSFALRGLPEGVRTVKAVTLLQGAFSHYAFAPRLPHDTRAGGVLQGQQLRIDGPLVCCHSRHDSALGTIYPLASRMAGHDREFRDDDTPESVAGLDVGRSLRTRWGALGYGGVQAVPGTRALTLAAALTAQLPASGCVNVDAAEVVRRGGAPAGAHSDIAHRELAQLVVAAGRVQ